One Kitasatospora sp. NBC_01287 DNA window includes the following coding sequences:
- a CDS encoding amino acid ABC transporter ATP-binding protein has protein sequence MVEVSGLHKSFGALPVLRGVDLSVPAGSVTVVLGPSGSGKSTLLRCVNHLEKPTRGVVLVDGELIGHRRVGARLRELPEREVLRRRTRIGYVFQNFNLFPHLTVLENVTEAPVGALGHTKARARASALELLARVGLADKADAYPRQLSGGQQQRVAIARALALEPKVLLFDEPTSALDPELVGEVLEVIKDLARAGTTMIVVTHEIGFAREVADTVVFMDGGVVVEAGPPAEVLDRPRQERTRAFLARVL, from the coding sequence ATGGTCGAGGTGTCCGGCCTGCACAAGAGCTTCGGCGCGCTGCCGGTGCTGCGCGGGGTGGACCTGAGCGTGCCGGCCGGCTCGGTCACGGTGGTGCTGGGGCCCTCCGGTTCCGGCAAGTCGACGCTGCTGCGCTGCGTCAACCACCTGGAGAAGCCGACCCGTGGCGTGGTGCTGGTCGACGGCGAGCTGATCGGCCACCGTCGGGTCGGCGCGCGGCTGCGCGAGCTGCCCGAGCGCGAGGTGCTGCGCCGGCGCACCCGGATCGGCTACGTCTTCCAGAACTTCAACCTCTTCCCGCACCTGACCGTGCTGGAGAACGTCACCGAGGCCCCGGTCGGCGCGCTGGGCCACACCAAGGCGCGGGCCCGCGCCTCGGCCCTGGAGCTGCTGGCCCGGGTCGGGCTGGCCGACAAGGCGGACGCCTATCCGCGCCAGCTCTCCGGCGGCCAGCAGCAGCGGGTGGCGATCGCCCGGGCGCTGGCGCTGGAGCCCAAGGTGCTGCTCTTCGACGAGCCGACCTCGGCGCTCGACCCCGAACTGGTCGGCGAGGTCCTCGAAGTGATCAAGGACCTCGCCCGGGCCGGCACCACGATGATCGTGGTGACCCACGAGATCGGCTTCGCCCGGGAGGTGGCCGACACCGTGGTCTTCATGGACGGCGGGGTGGTTGTCGAGGCGGGGCCGCCGGCCGAGGTGCTGGACCGGCCGCGGCAGGAGCGCACCCGGGCCTTCCTGGCCAGGGTGCTCTGA
- a CDS encoding LLM class flavin-dependent oxidoreductase yields the protein MPVEFLGIAATGDGSETTARTTAAFDRDYTLRLGRAHEEHGWDRVLFAYGAGSPDPAPAAAFLASRLDTLQILLAHRPNVSYPTFAAKTFATLDQISQGRLTVHFITGGNDHEQQREGDFLTKDQRYDRTREYIQIVKRIWTSHDAFDHEGEYYRFNDFVADVFPVQQPRPGVSFGGSSEAAYAAGGAEADVYCLWGEPLAETAAQIERVKQAAAAAGRTDVPRIQVAFRPIIAPTEELAWEKAHRTVERINSRRSAGEPLRRRGAGAGAAPENTGSQRLIAIAEAGERYDRALWTPTAAATGGAGNSNALVGTPETVAEALLDYYDLGVDILSARGYHLLDDAIDFGRYVIPIVRAEVAARDAARAAEQARKEAAAERDRHQLIAVQA from the coding sequence ATGCCCGTCGAGTTCCTCGGTATCGCCGCCACCGGTGACGGCTCGGAGACCACCGCCCGCACCACCGCCGCCTTCGACCGCGACTACACGCTGCGCCTGGGCCGCGCGCACGAGGAGCACGGCTGGGACCGGGTGCTCTTCGCCTACGGGGCCGGTTCGCCCGACCCGGCCCCGGCCGCCGCCTTCCTGGCGTCCCGGCTCGACACCCTGCAGATCCTGCTGGCCCACCGGCCCAACGTCTCGTACCCGACCTTCGCCGCCAAGACCTTCGCCACCCTGGACCAGATCAGCCAGGGCCGGCTCACCGTGCACTTCATCACCGGCGGCAACGACCACGAGCAGCAGCGCGAGGGCGACTTCCTGACCAAGGACCAGCGCTACGACCGCACCCGCGAGTACATCCAGATCGTCAAGCGGATCTGGACCAGTCACGATGCCTTCGACCACGAGGGCGAGTACTACCGGTTCAACGACTTCGTCGCCGACGTCTTCCCGGTGCAGCAGCCCAGGCCCGGCGTCTCCTTCGGCGGCTCCTCCGAGGCGGCGTACGCGGCCGGCGGGGCGGAGGCGGACGTCTACTGCCTCTGGGGCGAGCCGCTGGCCGAGACGGCGGCGCAGATCGAGCGGGTCAAGCAGGCCGCCGCCGCGGCCGGGCGCACCGACGTGCCGCGGATCCAGGTGGCGTTCCGGCCGATCATCGCGCCGACCGAGGAACTGGCCTGGGAGAAGGCGCACCGCACGGTCGAGCGGATCAACTCCCGCCGCTCGGCCGGTGAGCCGCTGCGCCGCCGGGGCGCGGGTGCCGGGGCGGCACCGGAGAACACCGGCTCGCAGCGCCTGATCGCGATCGCCGAGGCCGGCGAGCGCTACGACCGCGCGCTCTGGACCCCGACCGCCGCCGCCACCGGCGGGGCCGGCAACTCCAACGCCCTGGTGGGGACACCGGAGACGGTGGCCGAGGCGCTGCTGGACTACTACGACCTGGGCGTGGACATCCTCTCCGCCCGCGGCTACCACCTGCTGGACGACGCGATCGACTTCGGCCGCTACGTGATCCCGATCGTCCGCGCCGAGGTCGCCGCGCGGGACGCCGCGCGGGCGGCCGAGCAGGCCCGCAAGGAGGCGGCCGCCGAGCGCGACCGCCACCAGCTGATCGCGGTCCAGGCCTGA
- a CDS encoding FAD/NAD(P)-binding domain-containing protein, translating to MTALAIIGAGPRGTGLLERIAASAAELLPEERRLTIHLIDPHPPGGGRIWRHQQSPLLRMNSMAEDVTMFTDERSVLDGPVVSGPSLAEWARDQAAHPPYRPVADPAVRAELAALAPTDFATRQTQSAYLDWVFRRTAAALPERITLAVHRESAVALSGPADGPQLVTLASGRELLVDQVVLALGHLGSAPTGRDAATAAFAARHGRYHLPPAFSSEADLDAIGPGEPLILRGFGLAFVDLMALFTEGRGGRFEDRPDGSKSYLPSGREPLLLVGSRRGVPYHSKTGYRLQGPPAPLPRYFGPAAVDELLALPGQLELRRDIWPLMAKEIGFGYYHELFHAHPERTALPWAEFLAAYDAQDWYAPETAALVTRAVPDPVDRLDFEQLDRPLAGLAFDEPEQLQRHLRDHITADADRRADPAHSADLGAFLALLSLYGQLPRLTGAGRLTAASTARELDGWWQGFFSFLASGPPGFRLRELLALSEAGVLRFLGADLTVTEDEASGTFRAQSPSLPGHQVTATALIDAYLPRHALERTEDQLLAGLLRAGELAEEVVADPEHTHRSGLLSTDVTDGRVLDPGLGGAGHPRRLALGPHTNGRAFAAFARPRTNAPAFRQNDAAARTLLRALAAPDPIADLGARMEAGLTTARP from the coding sequence GTGACCGCCCTCGCGATCATCGGCGCCGGGCCGCGCGGCACCGGGCTGCTGGAGCGGATCGCCGCCAGCGCCGCCGAACTGCTGCCCGAGGAAAGGCGGTTGACCATCCACCTGATCGACCCGCACCCGCCGGGCGGCGGCCGGATCTGGCGCCACCAGCAGTCCCCGCTGCTGCGGATGAACTCGATGGCCGAGGACGTCACGATGTTCACCGACGAGCGCTCGGTGCTCGACGGGCCCGTGGTGAGCGGCCCCTCGCTCGCCGAGTGGGCCCGCGACCAGGCCGCCCACCCGCCCTACCGCCCGGTCGCCGACCCGGCGGTGCGGGCCGAGCTGGCCGCCCTGGCGCCCACCGACTTCGCCACCCGGCAGACCCAGAGCGCCTACCTGGACTGGGTGTTCCGCCGCACGGCGGCCGCGCTGCCGGAGCGGATCACCCTCGCCGTGCACCGGGAGAGCGCCGTCGCGCTGAGCGGCCCGGCCGACGGCCCGCAGCTGGTCACCCTGGCCTCAGGCCGGGAACTGCTGGTGGACCAGGTGGTGCTGGCGCTGGGCCACCTGGGCTCGGCGCCCACGGGGCGGGACGCCGCCACCGCCGCGTTCGCCGCCCGGCACGGCCGCTACCACCTGCCGCCGGCCTTCTCCTCGGAGGCCGACCTGGACGCCATCGGGCCGGGCGAGCCGCTGATCCTGCGCGGCTTCGGGCTGGCCTTCGTCGATCTGATGGCCCTCTTCACCGAGGGGCGCGGCGGCCGCTTCGAGGACCGCCCGGACGGCTCCAAGAGCTACCTCCCCTCGGGCCGCGAGCCGCTGCTGCTGGTCGGCTCGCGGCGCGGCGTGCCGTACCACTCCAAGACCGGCTACCGGCTGCAGGGGCCGCCCGCGCCGCTGCCCCGGTACTTCGGCCCGGCCGCCGTGGACGAGCTGCTCGCGCTCCCTGGACAGCTCGAACTGCGCCGGGACATCTGGCCGTTGATGGCCAAGGAGATCGGCTTCGGCTACTACCACGAGCTGTTCCACGCCCACCCCGAGCGCACCGCGCTGCCCTGGGCGGAGTTCCTCGCGGCCTACGACGCGCAGGACTGGTACGCGCCCGAGACCGCCGCCCTGGTCACCCGCGCGGTGCCCGACCCGGTCGACCGGCTGGACTTCGAGCAGTTGGACCGCCCGCTGGCCGGCCTCGCCTTCGACGAACCCGAGCAGCTGCAGCGGCACCTGCGCGACCACATCACGGCCGACGCCGACCGCCGCGCCGACCCGGCCCACAGCGCGGACCTCGGCGCCTTCCTGGCGCTGCTCTCGCTCTACGGCCAGCTGCCCCGGCTGACCGGGGCGGGCCGGCTGACCGCCGCCTCGACCGCGCGCGAGCTGGACGGCTGGTGGCAGGGCTTCTTCAGCTTCCTCGCCTCCGGGCCGCCCGGCTTCCGGCTGCGCGAGCTGCTGGCGCTCTCCGAGGCGGGCGTGCTGCGCTTCCTCGGCGCCGACCTCACCGTCACCGAGGACGAGGCGAGCGGCACCTTCCGCGCGCAGAGCCCCAGCCTGCCGGGGCACCAGGTCACCGCCACCGCGCTGATCGACGCCTACCTGCCCCGGCACGCCCTGGAGCGCACCGAGGACCAGCTGCTGGCCGGCCTGCTGCGCGCGGGCGAGCTGGCCGAGGAGGTGGTCGCCGACCCGGAGCACACCCACCGCTCCGGCCTGCTCAGCACCGACGTCACGGACGGCCGGGTGCTCGACCCGGGCCTGGGCGGCGCCGGGCACCCGCGCCGGCTGGCGCTCGGCCCGCACACCAACGGCCGGGCCTTCGCCGCCTTCGCCCGCCCGCGCACCAACGCCCCGGCCTTCCGGCAGAACGACGCCGCCGCCCGCACCCTGCTGCGCGCCCTGGCCGCCCCGGATCCCATCGCTGACCTGGGTGCGAGGATGGAGGCTGGGCTGACGACGGCGCGGCCCTGA
- a CDS encoding ABC transporter substrate-binding protein: MRPLKALAAALLPLLALTACGGAAGGTAKALPSAQGVDPGRDVVSQEQKVDAIAALLPADVRQAGTIKVGSAFGTPPTAYYPDPATKRPAGLDVDFTDAVARVLGLKVDREDAAFETILPALGSGKYDLGTGNFGVTTARLKTIDFVTYIDDGQGFAVRKDNTALNTVTDLTQLCGLTIGTGAGTTFESTLNSQKHLCTDAGKKPYTVQSFSDNGAILTSLQQGRIDVEMSTINGLRYQAAQPAAGTRFLGEFHRLDVGFAFKKGSPLTPAFQAAVDQLIKDGTYQRILAKWGTAGSAVTSSQISPPEHA, from the coding sequence GTGAGACCGCTCAAGGCCCTCGCCGCCGCCCTGCTCCCGCTGCTCGCGCTCACCGCCTGCGGGGGAGCGGCCGGCGGCACCGCCAAGGCCCTCCCGTCCGCGCAGGGGGTCGACCCGGGCCGCGACGTGGTCTCCCAGGAGCAGAAGGTGGACGCGATCGCGGCGCTGCTGCCCGCCGACGTGCGCCAGGCCGGCACGATCAAGGTCGGCAGCGCCTTCGGCACCCCGCCCACCGCCTACTACCCGGACCCGGCGACCAAGAGGCCGGCCGGCCTGGACGTGGACTTCACCGACGCGGTGGCCCGGGTGCTGGGTCTGAAGGTGGACCGCGAGGACGCCGCGTTCGAGACCATCCTGCCCGCCCTCGGCAGCGGCAAGTACGACCTGGGCACCGGCAACTTCGGGGTCACCACCGCGCGGCTGAAGACCATCGACTTCGTCACCTACATCGACGACGGCCAGGGCTTCGCGGTCCGCAAGGACAACACCGCGCTGAACACCGTCACCGACCTGACCCAGCTCTGCGGCCTGACCATCGGCACCGGCGCCGGCACCACCTTCGAGAGCACGCTCAACTCGCAGAAGCACCTGTGCACCGATGCCGGCAAGAAGCCCTACACCGTGCAGTCCTTCTCGGACAACGGCGCCATCCTGACCAGCCTGCAGCAGGGCCGGATCGACGTGGAGATGTCCACCATCAACGGCCTGCGCTACCAGGCCGCGCAGCCGGCCGCCGGCACGCGGTTCCTCGGCGAGTTCCACCGCCTGGACGTCGGCTTCGCCTTCAAGAAGGGCAGCCCGCTGACCCCGGCCTTCCAGGCGGCGGTCGACCAGCTGATCAAGGACGGCACCTACCAGCGGATCCTGGCCAAGTGGGGCACCGCCGGCTCGGCCGTCACGAGTTCGCAGATCAGCCCGCCGGAGCACGCGTGA
- a CDS encoding amino acid ABC transporter permease has protein sequence MATSHEVLPATGPPPADPASTTPLAELAELPIVPRRRPAQWLATALALLVLAMVANSLVRNPRFQWDVVGDYLTTGAVLHGLTLTLWLTAATMLLGFTLGTVVAAARIWGGPLLRTLAWGYVWLFRSIPPLVQLLLWFNIGALYPTLGLGIPFGPEFVTVKTVHLFGPVLTSVIGLTLLEAGFAAEVVRGGILSVDQGQLEAAQSLGLPRLRVLRRIVLPQAMRSIVPTAGNMLVGLLKSTAIVSVLAVQDLLYSVQLIYNQTYQVVPLLLVATLWYLLLTTLLSVLQYYLERYFARGATRGPLPPTPLARVRTGLARLRRTVDAGVRA, from the coding sequence ATGGCCACCTCGCACGAGGTCCTGCCCGCCACCGGCCCGCCGCCCGCCGACCCCGCGTCGACCACCCCGCTCGCCGAACTCGCCGAGCTGCCGATCGTCCCGCGCCGCCGCCCCGCGCAGTGGCTGGCCACCGCGCTCGCCCTGCTGGTGCTCGCGATGGTGGCCAACTCGCTCGTCCGCAACCCGCGCTTCCAGTGGGACGTGGTCGGCGACTACCTGACCACCGGCGCGGTGCTGCACGGGCTGACCCTCACCCTCTGGCTGACCGCCGCCACCATGCTGCTCGGCTTCACCCTGGGAACCGTGGTCGCGGCCGCCAGGATCTGGGGCGGCCCGCTGCTGCGCACCCTGGCCTGGGGCTACGTCTGGCTCTTCCGGTCGATCCCGCCACTGGTGCAGCTGCTGCTCTGGTTCAACATCGGCGCGCTCTACCCGACCCTGGGCCTGGGCATCCCGTTCGGCCCGGAGTTCGTCACCGTGAAGACCGTGCACCTCTTCGGCCCGGTGCTCACCTCGGTGATCGGGCTGACCCTGCTGGAGGCCGGGTTCGCCGCCGAGGTGGTGCGCGGCGGGATCCTCTCGGTGGACCAGGGGCAGCTGGAGGCGGCCCAGTCGCTGGGCCTGCCGCGCCTGCGGGTGCTGCGCCGGATCGTGCTGCCGCAGGCGATGCGCTCGATCGTGCCGACGGCCGGCAACATGCTGGTCGGGCTGCTCAAGAGCACCGCGATCGTCAGTGTGCTCGCGGTCCAGGACCTGCTCTACTCGGTCCAGTTGATCTACAACCAGACCTACCAGGTGGTGCCGCTGCTACTGGTGGCCACGCTCTGGTACCTGCTGCTGACCACCCTGCTGTCGGTCCTGCAGTACTACCTGGAGCGGTACTTCGCGCGCGGCGCCACCCGGGGTCCGCTGCCGCCCACCCCGCTCGCCCGGGTGCGCACCGGCCTGGCCCGGCTGCGCCGCACCGTGGACGCGGGGGTGCGCGCGTGA
- a CDS encoding FdhF/YdeP family oxidoreductase yields the protein MAKQAPQSDPVQDAPEVGAPHRAAAGLKAVRQSLKMAHEQMSPGRTLATLTKVNQHGGFDCPGCAWPEPDKPHTAEFCENGAKAVAEEATERRLTRAFFAEHPVAELAERSGYWLGQQGRLTEPMLLAEGAAHYEPIGWDEAFAIIAEELRALDTPDGAAFYTSGRTSNEAAFTYQLFARKLGTNNLPDCSNMCHESSGSALVETLGVGKGSVSLKDLYQADLIIVAGQNPGTNHPRMLSALERAKRAGAAIVSVNPLPEAGLERFKNPQNARGLVGSGTKLTDLFLQIRLGGDLALFRALNQLILAADGGVDRDFVAEHCHGFEEFAAEAQSTDRQQVLAATGLPWEQIEQLAELVLKSEKVIVCWAMGLTQHKHSVPTIREVVNFLLLRGNVGRPGAGVCPVRGHSNVQGDRTMGIFERPAAAFLDALEREFDFRPPREHGFDAVESIRAMRDGRVKVFFAMGGNFVAATPDTEVTEAAMRQCRLTVQVSTKLNRSHLVTGRRALILPTLGRTDRDRTAKGDQFVTVEDSMGMVHSSQGRLRPPAPGILSETAIVCRTARATLGPADPTPWEEFADSYDTVRDRIARVVPGFTDFNTRVKAPGGFALPHGPRDNRTFPTATGKANFTVNAMTAPEVPAGRLLLQTLRSHDQYNTTIYGLDDRYRGITGGRRVVLVNPLDAAELGLTEGGYVDLVSEWRDGVDRRAPHFRVVHYPVARGGAAAYYPETNVLIPLDSTAEISNTPTSKAVVIRFEADSGL from the coding sequence ATGGCCAAGCAGGCCCCGCAGAGCGACCCGGTGCAGGACGCCCCCGAGGTGGGCGCCCCGCACCGCGCGGCCGCCGGACTCAAGGCTGTTCGGCAGAGCCTGAAGATGGCCCACGAGCAGATGAGCCCCGGGCGCACGCTGGCCACCCTGACCAAGGTCAACCAGCACGGCGGCTTCGACTGCCCGGGCTGCGCCTGGCCCGAGCCGGACAAGCCGCACACCGCGGAGTTCTGCGAGAACGGCGCCAAGGCGGTCGCCGAGGAGGCCACCGAGCGCCGGCTCACCCGCGCCTTCTTCGCCGAGCACCCGGTCGCCGAGCTGGCCGAGCGCTCCGGCTACTGGCTCGGCCAGCAGGGCCGGCTCACCGAGCCGATGCTGCTGGCCGAGGGCGCCGCCCACTACGAGCCGATCGGCTGGGACGAGGCCTTCGCGATCATCGCCGAGGAGCTGCGGGCGCTCGACACCCCGGACGGCGCCGCCTTCTACACCTCGGGCCGCACCAGCAACGAGGCCGCCTTCACCTACCAGCTCTTCGCCCGCAAGCTGGGCACCAACAACCTGCCGGACTGCTCCAACATGTGCCACGAGTCCTCCGGCTCGGCGCTGGTGGAGACGCTCGGGGTGGGCAAGGGCAGCGTCAGCCTGAAGGACCTCTACCAGGCCGACCTGATCATCGTGGCCGGCCAGAACCCGGGCACCAACCATCCCCGGATGCTCTCCGCGCTGGAGCGGGCCAAGCGGGCCGGCGCCGCCATCGTCAGCGTCAACCCGCTGCCCGAGGCCGGCCTGGAGCGCTTCAAGAACCCGCAGAACGCGCGCGGCCTGGTCGGCAGCGGCACCAAGCTGACCGACCTGTTCCTGCAGATCCGCCTCGGCGGCGACCTCGCGCTCTTCCGCGCCCTCAACCAGCTGATCCTGGCCGCCGACGGCGGCGTGGACCGCGACTTCGTCGCCGAGCACTGCCACGGCTTCGAGGAGTTCGCCGCCGAGGCGCAGTCGACGGACCGTCAGCAGGTGCTCGCCGCGACCGGGTTGCCCTGGGAGCAGATCGAGCAGCTGGCCGAACTCGTGCTGAAGTCCGAGAAGGTCATCGTCTGCTGGGCGATGGGCCTGACGCAGCACAAGCACTCCGTGCCGACCATCCGCGAGGTGGTCAACTTCCTGCTGCTGCGCGGCAACGTGGGCAGGCCGGGGGCCGGCGTCTGCCCGGTGCGCGGGCACAGCAACGTCCAGGGCGACCGCACCATGGGCATCTTCGAGCGGCCCGCCGCCGCCTTCCTGGACGCGCTGGAGCGGGAGTTCGACTTCCGGCCGCCGCGCGAGCACGGCTTCGACGCGGTCGAGTCGATCCGGGCGATGCGCGACGGGCGGGTCAAGGTCTTCTTCGCGATGGGCGGCAACTTCGTCGCGGCCACCCCCGACACCGAGGTCACCGAGGCGGCGATGCGGCAGTGCCGGCTCACCGTGCAGGTCTCCACCAAGCTCAACCGCTCGCACCTGGTGACCGGCCGCCGGGCGCTGATCCTGCCCACCCTGGGCCGCACCGACCGGGACCGCACCGCCAAGGGCGACCAGTTCGTCACCGTCGAGGACTCGATGGGCATGGTGCACTCCTCGCAGGGTCGGCTGCGCCCGCCCGCGCCCGGCATCCTCTCCGAGACGGCGATCGTCTGCCGCACGGCCCGGGCGACCCTGGGCCCCGCCGACCCGACGCCGTGGGAGGAGTTCGCCGACTCCTACGACACGGTCCGCGACCGGATCGCCCGCGTGGTGCCGGGCTTCACCGACTTCAACACCAGGGTCAAGGCACCCGGCGGCTTCGCGCTGCCGCACGGCCCCCGGGACAACCGCACCTTCCCCACCGCCACCGGCAAGGCCAACTTCACCGTCAACGCGATGACCGCCCCCGAGGTCCCGGCGGGCCGGCTGCTGCTGCAGACACTGCGCTCGCACGACCAGTACAACACCACGATCTACGGCCTGGACGACCGCTACCGGGGCATCACCGGAGGCCGCCGGGTGGTGCTGGTCAACCCGCTGGACGCGGCCGAACTGGGCCTGACCGAGGGCGGCTACGTCGACCTGGTCAGCGAGTGGCGCGACGGGGTGGACCGGCGGGCACCCCACTTCAGGGTGGTGCACTACCCGGTCGCCAGGGGCGGGGCCGCGGCCTACTACCCGGAGACCAACGTGCTGATCCCGCTGGACTCGACGGCCGAGATCAGCAACACACCCACCTCGAAGGCCGTGGTGATCCGCTTCGAGGCCGACTCCGGCCTCTGA